The window ACCAAAGCAACCACTGGGCCTCCTGGGGAACAGACCCCTTCTGTCACAGCAGCTGCCACTGCTGTTACTGGTGACATTTCACTGGATCCTGACTTCAAAGTCTCTGCAGGGATTGGGAAGGGGGTTGGAGAAGCCAGGTCAGTATTGGGGAGAGAGTCAGAGTAGCGTAGGTGAGGCTGCAGCAGGCAGCCAAGCTGTTGAGGAGTCGTCAGGAATCAGGAGTACCCAGGGTCCTAGCAGGGCCTCAGAAGCTTAGAGTCTCAGGCTTGCACAGCCCTGCGCACTTCTCCCAGATGTCCAGCAAGGTGGCCATTGGCAGTGACATCGGACAGGCCCGCCGGGCAGTGGAGCAACTGCGGATGGAAGCAGGCATCAAACGCATAAAGGTGAGGGTTGGGACAGGCCTGGGGGTGGGCCCAGCTGTGCAGGGAGCAAGTGGATACCCAAATGTGGCTGACTTGATGGGGTCCGCAGGTATCCAAGGCAGCCACAGATCTGCTGCAGTTCTGCACGGAGCAAGCCAAGAGCGACCCCTTCCTTGTGGGCATCCCAGCTGCCACCAACCCTTTCAAGGAAAAGAAGCCCTGTGCTATCCTATGAACCCATGATGCGGCCCCTATTACCCTGGATACCGCAGGAAGGTCCTCAATAAAAATGACAGCTCCTGTGGTTGCAATTCGTGTGTGCTGAATAGAAGGCTGAGGGGCACCACAGTCTCTGGGGACCAGTGCATACCTGTCATTTCTCCTCCTATGCCCATTTCCAGTGACAGCTGCACATATCTGCACTTAGAGCCCTGCATGAAGAGCCTGCACGATGGCTGCCTACCACATACCCACAGGGTGGTTGGAACACGTGTCTGCTCTCTCTATAAAAGCTTATATTGGGGATTTGAGTCTGCATGCCACACAGCCCACCAACACCTCACTAAGTTACATCAGACACAGGTGCCCATGGTCCTTGAATGCgtgcatacacagaaaaataGGCACCCCAGCCCTGGCATGCTTCCCCCCCACACCCACTCAGTCACACCTACAAACCCAACAGGCACAGACATCCGGTCACAGAAAGCACACACTCCAGTTTCCAACAACTGCACAGGAGGTTTATTTCTCTTCACTCCTGTGGGAGAGAGACATCCAAATCCTAACAACACGGGTCATTCAGGCATGGtaacatacctgtaatcccaacacttgggaggtttaggcaggaggatcaggcatTCAAGGTCTGCCTCAACACATAGTgaatatgaggccagcctgggttacatgagaccctgtctcaacaaaagaaaacaaaacccacgAGTGGAAGGTAGGGAACAGCCCTCTTGGTAGTAAAACTAGAATGTCACCCCTGCAGGCACAGGTGTGGGTCCAGCCCTAGGACTTCCTGTGTCCCAAGTCTGGAGCAGGGCAGCACCAATAGCAGGAATTCCTCCAGAACAGAGGCCTCGGAGTAGCCTCAGTAGGCAGTCTATACCAACATCCATCCACAGCATGTCCAGCTAGCTCTTCAGGCCAGCAGCCTCCAGACCTCCAACGATAGGCCACCAGAGGCAGCCACGACTACGTTGCCCTCAGCACAGATCTGGGAACAGTGACAGTGAAATTAGGGACGGCCTAGGCTCTTGGTAGACCAGCAGGCTCTATGAGGCAGGACCTTACCCCGTTTAACACGTTGTGGTGGCTTCGGGTACAGATGGTCCTAGGTGGGTCTGTGGGCACATGAACCTGACAGGAACAAGTGTCAGAGGTCAGGGTGTGTGCCCTGGCCAGGTGGGGGGAGGAGTCTGCCTGGGCCAGTGCTCTCACCCGAATAGTCTTGTCAGTTGACGTTGTGTACAAAGTCCCCAGGGAGTGCTTGATCCCTGTGATCTGAGACTGGTGACCCACATCAAAGGACTAGGGGAGAAAGGATGAGTGACACTCAGGTGGAGTTCTCCCAGGGTTGGCCCTCCACCCAAGGAGTCACAGGGGATGCACAGACAGGGGGTCCTAGCAGACCCGAACAAGCTGGAAGCAGCCGTCTCGGTTGGCGAAGACGTGCAGCAGGCCCTGGTTGTCACCTGCCCAGAGCTGGGGCTCCTGGTAAGACATGCAGAGCAGATAGGAGTCCAGCTGTAGGAAGGACAAGGTATAACGCAGGTGAGGAACTGCAAACTGGGCTGTACTCCTCCTCTGAGACACAGGGAAGTGTCACCCACCTGCAGCCGCTGCAGGACGCTATTGGCTCGACGATCAAACACCACAAGACTGTGGTCCTCACTGCCTGAGATGATGTGCCTGTCATCTGCCAGCACTGCTAGCACAGCGCTGGAGTGCAGCCTCCGGCTCTTCACCAGGGCCAAGCCAGCTGGAACGTGATGACAGACCAGGAAAGATGGAGGACATCAGAGTCCTTCAGAGACTCTAGGCCCATCATCTCCCCTGGGAAAACCTTCTACCCATTCTCACCTGGCAATTGACCATCCCCTCATACCCCACCTGGATCTAGGTCCTACAGGCTCTTCTCCTTTCCTGCCCCTGTCTCTATgccaccccccccaacccccggcCCCACCAGCTTCTCCCAAAGCAGAGCCAAGCACATTCTGCCCCAGCCTGAGTCCAGTTCAGGGTCCCCTCGTCTCATGGGGTTAAATGACTCAATCAAGGCTGGGTTGAGGACACAGCTCAGCAGCTAAGCAATGGCCTGGCAAGCACCAGGCCTTGGCTTCTCCCCagaatgggggaaggggaagggattAATCATCAGCCAGACCTCATGGTGCAAGCCTGCAATCCCAACTACTCAGGAgtgtggaggctgagacaggaggattactagATAGAGGCCAGCCTAATATAGAGAGTGAGTTTGAAGCTACCCTGGGCAACAcagtgaaagcctgtctcaaaaggaaaaaaggaaaaagggactACAGTTCAGGGACCAAGCATCTGTCCAGAGTGAGGGAGGCACAGCGTTCAAACCCCCAAACAAGAAAGTTGCACAACCACAGAGGAGACACGAGGTGCAAACAGGCTCATGTCACCCACCAATGGCTTTCTTTATTTTGAGTCTGCTATCTCTCTTGTGTCTGGGTGTCTTCCCTATACATGTCTGTGCATGGCATGTACGCAgtgccaacagaggccagaaaacGATGGACCCTCTtaaactgcagttacagatggtggtCAGCTACCATGAGGAAGCTTCCCAACCCAACCCTGGGCCTccggaagggcagccagtgctcttgattgctgagccatctcttcagcccctgcaCCTGACCCCCATGTTCTTTTCCACTGtgttgtgtttcctttctttttgcttttttgtgacaggatctcactgtacaCAGTTGACCTAGCATTTACTATGTAGACCgtgctgatcttgaactcaaagatctgcttcTCTTTGCCTTCTAtgcattgggattaaaggctcaccTCTGGGATCATAGATGGTCACCTTCTTGTCATAGGTACCAGTCACCAGGATATCAGGTTGGTAGGAGAGGCACAACACTGCCGCCTTGCCCCTGGGGACACACGGCACACAAGGCTGGGGTGATGGCTGGGCAGGGCTCTACCCACCCAGGCCCCCTGCCCGGGCCCCCTCACACTTGATCTCTCCAAACTGCTGCCCATCAGCCGCCATGTCCCACAGCTTCACAGTGCTGTCCCAAGAGCCGGAGCACACACGGTGGTCCTGTGCTGCGAGCGACCATACCCAGCCCTGGGGAGCAGGTACAACAGCCATATAAGACTCCTCACTGTAAGAGCTGTACCACAGCTCATGGCTCTCTCCTTCCCAAAGCCCAAGAGAAGAAGCTGGATCTTCCTGCTTTTGCAGGGGAGGAGCCACTAGACAAACAGATTTCCTCAAAGCCAAACAGCTCTTCCACCCTCATGCCCACCTCCACACCACTGCTGTAACACACATAAGTCCCACACTTCGTAATCATCTCTTCCCACAGATGACAAAAACCAAGGgtcagaaggaagaggcagacaaCTATAGCATCAGACTGTTTTTTGAAAGAGAACAAAGCTAAGCTATTGAGCACTGCCAGATTGTAACTCAGTGATAAAGGACCCACAACAAGTATCAGTGTGTGGGGTTAGGGTTGAGTCTGCAAGCCTGTCACAGCCAGGGCACAAGAACACACATCTGCAGTAGAGTCTAAGAGACCTCTGGATCTCTCTCGGTGCCCCCAACCCTTCTCTTTTTACTAGGATAGAAGCCAGAGCCTTAAcagatgctaggcaagcactctataaCTGTGCTACACTCTGGCAGTCCTCATAgcttatttctgttctttttactCTTGGAAACAGTCTGATGCTATAGTccaagttggcctggaactcactatgtagcctaagctagcttcaaactcagaacaATCCTTTgctttcagcttcctgagtattGGTATGAGAGGCATAAGCCATCAAGATTTAAGTcaaagtcgggcggtggtggcgcacgcctgtaatcccagcactcgggaggcagaggcaggtggatttctgagttcgaggccagcctggtctacagagtgagttccaggatagccagagctacacagagaaaccctgtctcgaaggaaaaaaaaaatacccccccaaaaaaaaaaccaaaaaaaaaaaaaaaagatttaagtcAAGGTCTTCAGAGGCGCACACAAATGGAAGTTTGAAGCCTCAAACGACTGGATTAAGAATGTAGCTCCAggagctggcgagatggctcagcggtaagagcactgagtgctcgcccagagttgaaatcccagcaagctcatactggctcacaaccatctgtagtgggatccgatgccctctttgcTGTATCTAAAGGCAGCTCcagtatactcatacataaaataaacaaacagggctggagaggtggctcagcgggtaagagcgcTGGCTGAGCTGTCAGAggaccaggtttgattcccagcacctacacagcagctcacaaccacctgtaactctagttccaagggatctaatgccccatcctgacctccatgggcaccacatGTACAAATGGTCACAGACAGGTAAAACACCccacacataaaattttaattaaaaaaaaaaaggtgctgcCTCCCTTCCAGAACCTAACTAATCGCATGCCCTCCCTTTCTTATTTacaaaaaaagggggtggggaaccaaaaaacaaaaccaaacagttcCTGCCCTATCAGTTACTGTGTGTGTAGTGAGTTGACATCTGGTCAACACATTCCCTGCCAAACCCTTTGAGAAGGCACTGTAATATATACTCTTCGAGAAATGATACAATTTGGACCCAGGGAGTTAAATTCCCCCACTCAGTAGACATGTGAACTCAGCACTCAGTCTGCTGGTCATGGGCACCGATCACCTTGATGATGGTCAGAGCTGCCCTTCATCAGCCGCTTCTCATACTGAAGGCCAACTGATCCCAGTGACAGCTTCTAACTACTACCTGTTTGCACTTGGCCTCTGGAGGTACACCTCACAACTTATGGGGCAACTACTGTGTGCCAATGATCAAAATTATGGCATATGCATATTAATACTTAATCCATTTTCATCTTCATCTTAACTATCCACTGAACAGTAAAAACTGAACTCACCAAAAGTTACACCAACAGTAGAGGTAGAGTCAAGTCTATGCAGTCTGACATCAAAATCCTGCCCCCTCCCAGCCTGCTTTTGTGCCGCCCAAGAGTGCTCACCTTGTGTGTGCTATTGCCCTGGGTGCCCAAGGCCTTCACGAGAACTCGGCTGGGATCCTTCCCTAGATGCCTCAGGTCCCACAGGTTGACATTTCGATCCCGGGAGCCTGACAGACACAATGCCCCACCCTGGAAGGAGAgcctggagttatcactgagCTT of the Apodemus sylvaticus chromosome 21, mApoSyl1.1, whole genome shotgun sequence genome contains:
- the Fbxw9 gene encoding F-box/WD repeat-containing protein 9; the encoded protein is MELPSGRCGDPRSCEDESDSELDPDPDAQAEAYVARVLTPPKPGLTPRRSSLQSMFSASLGVPERKAASKVPAVRLPGLLSLPPELLLEICAYLDARVVLHVLPCVCQALHDLVRDRVTWRLRAQRRVRAPYPVVEEENFDWPAACIELEQHLARWAEDGQRTEYFCLADGHFASIDAVLLLEGGALCLSGSRDRNVNLWDLRHLGKDPSRVLVKALGTQGNSTHKGWVWSLAAQDHRVCSGSWDSTVKLWDMAADGQQFGEIKGKAAVLCLSYQPDILVTGTYDKKVTIYDPRAGLALVKSRRLHSSAVLAVLADDRHIISGSEDHSLVVFDRRANSVLQRLQLDSYLLCMSYQEPQLWAGDNQGLLHVFANRDGCFQLVRSFDVGHQSQITGIKHSLGTLYTTSTDKTIRVHVPTDPPRTICTRSHHNVLNGICAEGNVVVAASGGLSLEVWRLLA
- the Gng14 gene encoding putative guanine nucleotide-binding protein G(I)/G(S)/G(O) subunit gamma-14, whose translation is MSSKVAIGSDIGQARRAVEQLRMEAGIKRIKVSKAATDLLQFCTEQAKSDPFLVGIPAATNPFKEKKPCAIL